The Rhodopseudomonas palustris genome window below encodes:
- the fabI gene encoding enoyl-ACP reductase FabI yields MNLQGKKGLVVGIANDQSIAFGCARAFRDAGAELAVTYLNDKAAPHVVPLAEQLGCPIVVPCDVREPGQLEAVFERISQQWGRLDFLLHSIAFAPKEDLHGRVVDCSQAGFAMAMDVSCHSFIRMAKLAEPLMPDGGCLLTVSFYGSEKVVEDYNLMGPVKAALESSVRYMAAELAPKKIRVHALSPGPLMTRAASGIARFDELLERTRARLPAHQLVSIEDVGAVAAFLVGDGARSLTGNIEYIDAGYHVIG; encoded by the coding sequence ATGAACCTGCAGGGTAAGAAGGGCCTGGTCGTCGGCATTGCCAACGATCAGAGCATCGCATTCGGTTGCGCGCGCGCGTTTCGCGACGCCGGCGCCGAACTCGCCGTCACGTATCTCAACGACAAGGCCGCGCCTCACGTCGTCCCGCTCGCTGAACAGCTCGGCTGTCCGATCGTGGTGCCGTGTGACGTGCGCGAGCCGGGTCAACTCGAGGCTGTGTTCGAACGGATCTCCCAGCAATGGGGCCGGCTCGACTTCCTGCTGCATTCGATCGCGTTCGCGCCGAAGGAAGACCTCCACGGCCGCGTGGTCGATTGCTCGCAGGCCGGCTTCGCGATGGCGATGGACGTGTCGTGTCACTCGTTCATCCGCATGGCCAAGCTCGCCGAGCCGCTGATGCCGGACGGCGGCTGCCTGCTCACCGTGTCGTTCTACGGCTCGGAGAAGGTGGTCGAAGACTACAACCTGATGGGCCCGGTGAAAGCGGCGCTGGAAAGCTCGGTGCGCTACATGGCGGCCGAGCTGGCGCCGAAGAAGATCCGCGTTCATGCGCTGTCGCCGGGGCCGCTGATGACGCGGGCGGCGTCGGGTATCGCGCGGTTCGACGAACTGCTGGAGCGTACACGCGCCCGGCTGCCGGCGCATCAGCTCGTCAGCATCGAGGATGTCGGCGCGGTTGCCGCTTTTCTGGTCGGGGACGGCGCGCGGTCGCTCACCGGCAATATCGAATACATCGACGCCGGCTATCATGTGATCGGCTGA
- a CDS encoding ADP-polyphosphate phosphotransferase, with amino-acid sequence MKIKTKQFRVEEGDKVDLGKWPTKVDPFYESKEHYHELLRAQVERLSDLQQLLYASNRHAVLLIFQAMDAAGKDGVIRHVMSGVNPQGCQVFSFKHPSATELQHDFLWRTTRDLPERGRIGIFNRSYYEEVLIVRVHPDILQSEQVPNGENFGKSFWHKRYRSIRNLEEHLHANGTRIVKFFLHLSKEEQCKRFLARIDEPEKNWKFSAADLEERQYWDDYMDAYEKCLSETSSDDSPWFAVPADDKENARLIVSQVIVETMESLKMSYPETTPARRKELLRMRQQLLK; translated from the coding sequence ATGAAGATCAAGACCAAGCAATTCCGGGTCGAGGAGGGCGATAAAGTCGACCTCGGCAAATGGCCCACCAAGGTCGATCCGTTCTACGAATCCAAGGAGCACTACCACGAATTGCTCCGCGCCCAGGTCGAACGGCTGAGCGACCTGCAGCAGCTGCTTTATGCCAGCAACCGCCACGCCGTGCTGCTGATCTTCCAGGCTATGGACGCCGCCGGCAAGGATGGGGTGATCCGGCACGTGATGTCCGGGGTCAATCCGCAGGGCTGCCAGGTGTTCAGCTTCAAGCACCCGAGCGCGACCGAGCTGCAGCACGACTTTCTGTGGCGGACCACCCGCGACCTGCCGGAGCGTGGCCGGATCGGCATCTTCAATCGGTCCTACTATGAAGAGGTGCTGATCGTCCGGGTTCACCCGGACATCCTGCAGAGCGAGCAGGTGCCGAATGGCGAAAACTTCGGCAAATCATTCTGGCACAAACGCTACCGGTCGATCCGCAATCTGGAGGAACATCTGCACGCCAACGGCACCCGGATCGTCAAATTCTTTCTGCATTTGTCGAAGGAGGAGCAATGCAAGCGCTTCCTGGCGCGGATCGACGAGCCGGAGAAGAACTGGAAGTTCAGCGCCGCCGACCTCGAAGAGCGCCAGTACTGGGACGACTATATGGACGCCTACGAGAAGTGCCTCAGCGAGACCTCCAGTGATGACTCGCCGTGGTTCGCCGTTCCGGCCGACGACAAGGAAAATGCGCGACTGATCGTCTCGCAGGTGATCGTCGAGACCATGGAATCCCTCAAAATGAGCTATCCGGAGACCACGCCCGCCCGGCGCAAAGAGCTATTACGGATGCGCCAGCAATTGCTGAAGTGA
- a CDS encoding BA14K family protein: protein MMISRMLPAAALVLGSLAVASAPAAAAPMMPGAASQQAPAAVQQVQWRHHGYHGGGWHGHRGWGHGGYHRHGGYGWGPAIGGLAAGAIIGGAIANSQAQAGAADADAYCSQRFRSYDPASGTYLGYDGQRHPCP, encoded by the coding sequence ATGATGATATCGCGCATGTTGCCCGCAGCCGCGCTGGTGCTGGGTTCGCTCGCCGTGGCGTCCGCGCCTGCGGCCGCCGCTCCGATGATGCCCGGTGCCGCGTCACAGCAGGCGCCGGCCGCCGTTCAGCAGGTGCAATGGCGCCATCATGGCTACCATGGTGGCGGGTGGCACGGCCACCGCGGCTGGGGCCATGGCGGCTACCATCGCCACGGCGGCTATGGCTGGGGCCCGGCGATCGGCGGCCTCGCTGCCGGCGCGATCATCGGCGGCGCGATCGCCAACAGTCAGGCACAGGCCGGTGCAGCCGACGCCGACGCGTACTGCTCGCAGCGCTTCCGGTCGTACGATCCGGCCTCAGGCACCTATCTCGGCTATGACGGCCAGCGTCACCCCTGCCCGTAA
- a CDS encoding SDR family oxidoreductase — MTRRDVIETVVVTGASAGVGRAIAVAFGRRGCKVGLIARGREGLESTRREIIGLGGEALVIEADVADANAMLDAAARVEAKLGPIDLWVNNAMVTVYGASVDLTPDEFHQVTTVSYLGQVYGTLAALRHMRPRNRGAIISIGSALAYRSIPFQAPYCAAKAATRGFIDSLRSELLNENSAITLTMVHLPAVNTPQFDWARNKFDRKAAPVPPICQPEAIAEAVVRAAERAPREYWVGSFAVKAIVAQMLMPSVADRILARAGVDNETSDAPEMPNRPDNLFAAGRGDPGAHGRFDRQASPRVFPFNPAWLRAGLALGALAAGAALLTAAARAERRGSGGVRAIPPPVAARR, encoded by the coding sequence ATGACCAGGCGCGACGTCATCGAAACGGTGGTGGTGACCGGCGCCAGTGCGGGCGTCGGCCGGGCGATCGCGGTGGCGTTCGGTCGCCGCGGCTGCAAAGTCGGCCTGATCGCGCGAGGGCGCGAAGGACTCGAAAGCACCCGGCGTGAGATCATTGGCCTCGGCGGCGAAGCACTGGTGATCGAGGCTGATGTCGCCGATGCCAATGCGATGCTCGACGCTGCCGCGCGCGTCGAGGCCAAGCTCGGTCCGATCGACCTTTGGGTTAACAACGCGATGGTGACAGTGTACGGCGCGAGCGTTGACCTGACGCCCGACGAATTTCACCAAGTCACCACGGTCAGCTATCTCGGCCAAGTGTACGGCACGCTGGCGGCGCTGCGTCACATGCGTCCGCGCAACCGCGGTGCGATCATCTCGATCGGTTCGGCGCTGGCGTATCGCTCGATTCCATTCCAGGCACCGTATTGCGCCGCCAAGGCTGCAACCCGTGGGTTCATCGACTCGTTGCGCAGTGAGCTGCTGAACGAGAACAGCGCCATCACCCTCACCATGGTGCATCTGCCTGCGGTGAATACGCCGCAGTTCGATTGGGCCCGCAACAAGTTCGATCGCAAGGCGGCACCGGTGCCGCCGATCTGTCAGCCTGAAGCAATTGCAGAGGCGGTGGTTCGCGCCGCCGAGCGGGCGCCGCGCGAATATTGGGTCGGTTCCTTCGCCGTCAAGGCGATCGTCGCGCAGATGCTGATGCCATCCGTCGCCGATCGCATTTTGGCGCGTGCCGGTGTCGACAACGAGACCAGCGACGCGCCGGAGATGCCGAACCGGCCTGATAATCTGTTTGCGGCCGGCCGCGGTGATCCCGGCGCGCATGGCAGGTTCGACCGGCAGGCGTCGCCGCGGGTGTTTCCATTCAATCCGGCTTGGCTCCGCGCCGGCTTGGCCCTGGGGGCGCTGGCAGCCGGTGCGGCTCTGCTCACTGCCGCTGCCCGCGCCGAGCGGCGAGGGAGCGGTGGCGTCCGAGCTATTCCGCCGCCTGTTGCGGCGCGGCGCTGA
- a CDS encoding Do family serine endopeptidase — translation MQGDQFDHVSAQTEAHIRKVLRPRRLSLLASAAGLSMVVALGGAGYLTREMPSLTSPAYAAENGKPAPAGFGDLVDKVKPAVISVRVKIDDDRQTTPLVRDDGDGDQMQMPRGLAPFQQFERQFGFRGPEGMPKRHQMITGEGSGFFITADGYAVTNNHVVDHAKSVQVTTDDGTIYTAKVVGTDDKTDLALIKVDGKTDFPHVNFADAPARVGDWVIAVGNPFGLGGTVTAGIVSARGRDIGSGPYDDYVQIDAPINKGNSGGPAFDTNGNVIGVNTAIYSPSGGSVGIGFDIPAATAKLVVSQLKDKGYVTRGWLGVQVQPVTAEIADSLGMKQARGALVDSPQDGSPAAKAGIKAGDVITAVDGKEVKDSRALARTISTLTPGSSVKLDVLHNGQSKTIDLTLAEMPGDHQKVADNSGDRDGARPYLGLRVAPASDVDGAGKNGVVVTGIDPDGPAADKGLRTGDVILDVGGKAVTNTGDVRNALTEASKDGKKTVLMRVKTADSAARFVAVPIAKG, via the coding sequence ATGCAAGGCGACCAGTTCGACCACGTATCAGCTCAAACCGAGGCTCATATCCGCAAAGTGTTGAGGCCGCGGCGTCTCTCGCTGCTGGCTTCCGCTGCCGGCTTGAGCATGGTGGTGGCGCTCGGCGGCGCCGGCTATCTCACCCGCGAGATGCCGTCGCTGACGTCTCCGGCCTACGCGGCCGAGAACGGCAAGCCGGCGCCGGCCGGGTTCGGCGATCTGGTCGACAAGGTGAAGCCGGCGGTGATTTCGGTCCGGGTCAAGATCGATGACGATCGCCAGACCACGCCGCTGGTGCGTGACGATGGTGACGGCGACCAGATGCAGATGCCGCGCGGCCTCGCGCCGTTCCAGCAGTTCGAGCGTCAGTTCGGCTTCCGCGGCCCTGAAGGCATGCCGAAGCGGCACCAGATGATCACCGGCGAAGGCTCCGGCTTCTTCATCACCGCCGACGGCTACGCAGTCACCAACAATCATGTGGTCGATCACGCCAAGTCGGTGCAGGTGACAACCGATGACGGCACCATCTATACCGCGAAGGTCGTCGGCACTGACGACAAGACCGACCTGGCGCTGATCAAGGTCGACGGCAAGACGGACTTTCCGCACGTCAACTTCGCCGATGCGCCGGCGCGAGTCGGCGACTGGGTGATCGCGGTCGGCAATCCGTTCGGTCTCGGCGGCACGGTGACGGCCGGCATCGTTTCGGCGCGTGGCCGTGACATCGGCTCGGGCCCCTATGACGACTACGTGCAGATCGACGCGCCGATCAACAAGGGCAATTCCGGCGGCCCGGCGTTCGACACCAATGGCAATGTGATCGGCGTCAACACCGCAATCTATTCGCCGTCGGGCGGCTCGGTCGGCATCGGCTTCGATATTCCGGCCGCGACCGCGAAGCTGGTGGTGTCGCAGCTCAAGGACAAGGGCTACGTCACCCGCGGCTGGCTCGGCGTCCAGGTACAGCCGGTGACGGCGGAGATCGCCGACAGCCTGGGCATGAAGCAGGCCCGCGGCGCCCTGGTCGACAGTCCGCAGGACGGCAGCCCGGCCGCGAAGGCCGGCATCAAGGCCGGCGACGTGATCACCGCGGTCGACGGCAAGGAGGTCAAGGACTCCCGCGCGCTCGCCCGCACCATCAGCACGCTGACGCCGGGCTCCTCGGTGAAGCTTGACGTGCTGCACAACGGCCAATCCAAGACTATCGATCTGACGCTCGCCGAAATGCCCGGTGATCATCAGAAGGTCGCCGACAACAGCGGTGATCGCGACGGCGCTCGCCCGTATCTCGGCCTGCGCGTAGCGCCGGCCAGCGACGTCGATGGTGCCGGCAAGAACGGCGTGGTCGTCACCGGCATCGATCCGGACGGACCTGCCGCCGACAAGGGCCTGCGTACCGGCGACGTCATTCTCGACGTCGGCGGCAAGGCGGTGACCAACACTGGCGACGTCCGCAACGCGCTGACCGAAGCCAGCAAGGACGGCAAGAAGACCGTGCTGATGCGGGTGAAGACGGCGGACTCGGCTGCCCGCTTCGTCGCGGTGCCGATCGCCAAGGGCTGA
- a CDS encoding ABC transporter ATP-binding protein translates to MAPPSDSDPHEPSPPLFQGRGLTKRFGSFVANQAINLDIAGGEVHALLGENGAGKSTLVKMITGLLQPDEGRMIWRGTPIAFAGPAEARACGIAAVSQHFALFDNLTVVENVALGLDRRVSVGKLAAELEQISERYGLPLDPKREVWRLSVGERQRIEIVRALLQDPQLLILDEPTAVLTPAEADRLFDVLERLKADGRALLYISHKLDEVKRLAGVATILRAGRVVGSCDPRQESAASMARMMVGSDVTAPKQSSHSIGGPLLSVSGLTLLPDDPHGVTLRDLSLEVRSGEIVGIAGVAGNGQDELFAALSGETSIGQSDAIKIVGEAVGSLSINQRRQLGAAFVPEQRLGHATVPTTSLSDNALLTGHATGGLTRFGLVDRGAALALVDQVSDAFDVRKASRDPEAARLSGGNLQKFIVGREILRQPRLLVVDQPSWGLDAGAASAIRQALLDLAARGAAVLVISQDLDELIEIADRVAVMFHGRLSPPRAVSEIGRDQLGLLMGGSGWPTEVRDVAGA, encoded by the coding sequence ATGGCTCCCCCTTCTGATTCCGATCCGCACGAGCCGTCGCCGCCGCTGTTTCAGGGCCGCGGGCTGACCAAGCGATTCGGCAGCTTTGTCGCCAATCAGGCGATCAATCTCGACATCGCCGGCGGCGAAGTTCACGCGCTGCTCGGCGAGAACGGCGCCGGCAAGTCGACCTTGGTGAAGATGATCACCGGGCTGCTGCAGCCGGACGAGGGCCGGATGATCTGGCGCGGGACGCCGATCGCGTTCGCAGGCCCGGCGGAAGCGCGAGCTTGCGGCATTGCCGCGGTGTCGCAGCACTTCGCGCTGTTCGACAATCTCACCGTGGTCGAGAATGTCGCGCTCGGGCTCGATCGCCGGGTTTCGGTCGGCAAGCTGGCGGCGGAGTTGGAGCAGATCTCGGAGCGCTACGGCCTGCCGCTCGATCCCAAGCGCGAAGTATGGCGGCTGTCGGTCGGCGAGCGGCAACGGATCGAGATCGTCCGCGCACTGCTGCAAGACCCACAGCTTCTGATCCTCGACGAGCCCACCGCGGTGCTGACACCTGCCGAAGCCGACAGGCTGTTCGACGTGCTGGAGCGGCTGAAAGCGGACGGCCGCGCGCTGTTGTACATTTCGCACAAGCTCGACGAGGTGAAGCGGCTTGCCGGCGTCGCCACCATCCTGCGCGCCGGCCGCGTCGTCGGCAGCTGCGACCCGCGCCAGGAAAGCGCCGCTTCGATGGCGCGGATGATGGTCGGCAGCGACGTGACGGCGCCGAAGCAATCCAGCCATTCGATCGGTGGCCCGTTGCTGAGCGTCAGTGGTCTGACGCTGCTTCCCGACGATCCACATGGCGTCACGCTCCGCGACCTCTCCCTCGAAGTCCGTAGCGGCGAGATCGTCGGCATCGCAGGAGTTGCCGGCAACGGCCAGGACGAGCTGTTCGCGGCACTGTCCGGCGAGACGAGTATCGGACAATCGGACGCGATCAAGATTGTCGGCGAGGCCGTCGGAAGCCTCTCGATCAACCAGCGGCGCCAGCTCGGCGCCGCTTTCGTGCCGGAACAGCGGCTCGGCCATGCCACCGTGCCGACCACGAGCCTGTCCGACAACGCGCTGCTGACCGGGCATGCGACCGGGGGACTGACGCGGTTCGGCTTGGTCGACCGCGGCGCCGCGCTGGCGCTGGTCGATCAGGTCAGCGATGCCTTCGACGTGCGCAAAGCCAGCCGTGATCCGGAAGCTGCACGGCTCTCCGGCGGCAATCTGCAGAAGTTCATCGTCGGCCGCGAGATCCTGCGGCAACCGCGTCTCTTGGTCGTCGATCAACCGAGCTGGGGATTGGATGCCGGCGCGGCCAGCGCGATCCGTCAGGCGCTGCTCGATCTCGCAGCGCGCGGCGCGGCCGTGCTGGTGATCAGTCAGGATCTGGACGAACTGATCGAGATCGCCGATCGCGTCGCGGTGATGTTTCACGGCAGGCTGTCGCCGCCGCGTGCCGTCAGCGAGATCGGCCGCGATCAATTGGGACTTTTAATGGGCGGAAGCGGCTGGCCGACGGAGGTGCGCGATGTCGCTGGTGCTTGA
- a CDS encoding ABC transporter permease: MSLVLERRSERSVAIALLSPLLAITLTLLTLTIVFVALGKNPAAALAVYFITPLTDGYSLQEIAVKASPLIMIAVGLALCYRANAWNIGAEGQLLIGAIAGSGLAVMTHGTNPGPWLMPAMLLVGALAGAAYALIPALCKVRFGASEILISLMLVYVAGLLLDYLVRGPWRDPAGFNFPTTAEFDPAATLPLLIAGSRVHAGLILTMIAVVAAAVLLGRTLKGFEIRVVGTAPRAARFAGFNADRLVLTTFAISGALAGLAGIIEVAGPIGRLQPDISPGYGFTAIIVAFLGRLNPLGILASGLFLALTFIGGEQAQIALKLPQDMTGVIQGILLFYVLACDSLILYRIRWRSPQRKALHGPL, from the coding sequence ATGTCGCTGGTGCTTGAGAGGCGCAGCGAACGATCGGTGGCGATTGCGCTTCTATCCCCGCTGCTCGCGATCACGCTGACGCTGCTGACCCTGACGATCGTGTTCGTGGCGCTCGGCAAAAATCCGGCTGCGGCGCTGGCGGTGTACTTCATCACGCCGCTGACCGACGGCTACTCGCTGCAAGAGATCGCGGTGAAGGCCTCGCCGCTGATCATGATCGCGGTCGGGCTGGCGCTGTGCTACCGCGCCAACGCCTGGAACATCGGCGCAGAAGGACAACTGCTGATCGGCGCCATCGCCGGCAGCGGCTTGGCGGTGATGACGCACGGGACAAATCCCGGCCCGTGGCTGATGCCAGCGATGTTGCTGGTCGGAGCGCTGGCCGGCGCCGCTTATGCGCTGATTCCGGCGCTCTGCAAGGTCAGGTTCGGCGCGTCGGAAATCCTGATCAGCCTGATGCTGGTTTATGTCGCCGGCCTGCTGCTCGACTATCTGGTGCGCGGGCCGTGGCGCGATCCGGCAGGCTTCAACTTTCCGACCACCGCCGAGTTCGACCCTGCAGCGACGCTGCCGCTGCTGATTGCCGGCAGCCGCGTTCATGCCGGCCTGATCCTGACGATGATTGCAGTCGTGGCCGCCGCCGTTCTGCTCGGCCGCACGCTGAAAGGATTCGAAATCCGCGTGGTCGGCACCGCCCCGCGCGCCGCACGGTTCGCCGGCTTCAACGCCGATCGTCTGGTGCTGACGACGTTTGCGATCTCCGGCGCCCTGGCCGGCCTCGCCGGCATCATCGAAGTCGCCGGACCGATCGGGCGTTTGCAGCCGGATATCTCGCCGGGCTACGGCTTCACCGCGATCATCGTGGCGTTTCTCGGACGCCTCAATCCGCTCGGCATTCTCGCCAGCGGCCTGTTCCTCGCGCTGACCTTCATCGGCGGCGAGCAGGCGCAGATTGCGCTGAAACTGCCGCAGGACATGACCGGCGTGATCCAGGGCATCCTGCTGTTCTACGTGCTCGCCTGCGACTCGCTGATTCTGTACCGGATCCGCTGGCGCAGCCCGCAACGAAAGGCGCTGCATGGGCCTCTTTGA
- a CDS encoding ABC transporter permease: MGLFEAILLSIVTASTPLLLAASGELITERAGVLNLGVEGMMLIGAVCGFAGAWATGSTAIGALCGIAAGVALSALFAAAAIGLAINQVAAGLAVTILGTGLAGLIGAPFVGENITAAPHLWLPWLTDIPLIGKLLFGQDALVYLSIGLIAAIAYVLARTRTGLILRAVGDDPASAHALGYNVAAIRTRAVLFGGGCAGLAGAYLTLAYTPFYAPGMTAGRGWIALALVVFASWRPGRLVAGAILFGAVSILQLHAQAIGLGVPSQLMSALPYLATVLVLVLISRVRRGGSVAPAALGTAFVPER; encoded by the coding sequence ATGGGCCTCTTTGAAGCCATCCTGCTGTCGATCGTCACCGCCTCGACCCCGCTGCTGCTGGCGGCGAGCGGTGAGCTGATCACTGAGCGCGCCGGCGTCCTCAACCTCGGCGTCGAAGGCATGATGCTGATCGGCGCGGTGTGCGGCTTCGCCGGCGCCTGGGCGACCGGGTCTACCGCGATCGGCGCGCTGTGCGGGATCGCAGCCGGCGTCGCGCTTTCGGCGCTGTTCGCAGCGGCAGCGATCGGGCTTGCGATCAATCAGGTCGCGGCCGGCCTGGCGGTGACGATCCTCGGCACCGGTCTCGCAGGCCTGATTGGCGCGCCGTTCGTCGGCGAGAACATCACCGCCGCACCGCATCTGTGGCTGCCGTGGCTCACCGACATCCCGCTGATCGGCAAGCTGCTGTTCGGCCAGGACGCCCTCGTCTATCTATCGATCGGGCTGATCGCCGCGATCGCCTACGTGCTCGCCCGCACGCGGACAGGATTGATTCTGCGCGCGGTCGGCGACGATCCGGCCTCGGCGCATGCGCTGGGCTACAACGTCGCGGCGATCCGGACGCGGGCTGTGCTGTTCGGTGGCGGCTGCGCGGGGCTTGCCGGTGCCTATCTGACGCTCGCCTATACGCCGTTCTACGCGCCCGGCATGACGGCGGGGCGCGGCTGGATCGCGCTGGCGCTGGTGGTGTTTGCGTCGTGGCGACCGGGCCGGCTGGTGGCCGGCGCCATCCTGTTCGGCGCGGTGTCGATCCTGCAGCTGCACGCCCAGGCGATCGGTCTCGGGGTGCCATCTCAACTTATGTCGGCGTTGCCCTATCTTGCCACGGTGCTGGTGTTGGTGCTGATCTCGCGCGTCCGCCGCGGCGGGTCTGTGGCGCCGGCGGCGCTCGGAACCGCCTTCGTGCCGGAGCGCTAG
- a CDS encoding BMP family ABC transporter substrate-binding protein has protein sequence MNKAIMAALVLTASCAGLSVASAQDKPESKPDKLKVGFVYVGPVGDFGWSYQHDQARQAIVKEFGDKVETTYLEKVSEGPDGERSIEQLARAGNKLIFVTSFGYMDSVIKVAKKYPDVKFEHATGYKREPNVSTYAGRFYEGRTIQGTIAAKISKKGVLGYIGSFPVPEVISGINATILAAQKINPNIKVKIVWVNSWFNPGKEADAAKALIDQGADVIMQHTDSAAAVQIANERGIHAFGQDSDMIKFGPKAQLTAIINNWTPYYVSRVKAVMDGNWASQDVWEGLKDKMIQMAPYTNMPDDVKKLAADTEAGIAAGTIKPFACPILDQEGKEVECKGGDQLDDGQIRGMNFYVKGIDDKIPGK, from the coding sequence ATGAACAAGGCGATCATGGCGGCGCTGGTGCTGACGGCGAGCTGCGCCGGGCTGTCGGTGGCGAGCGCGCAGGACAAGCCGGAGAGCAAACCGGACAAGCTGAAGGTCGGCTTCGTCTATGTCGGCCCGGTCGGCGACTTCGGCTGGTCGTATCAGCACGATCAGGCGCGCCAGGCGATCGTCAAGGAATTCGGCGACAAGGTCGAGACCACCTACCTGGAGAAGGTCAGCGAAGGCCCGGACGGCGAGCGCTCGATCGAACAGCTCGCCCGCGCCGGCAACAAGCTGATCTTCGTCACCTCGTTCGGTTACATGGATTCGGTGATCAAGGTCGCCAAGAAGTATCCGGATGTGAAATTCGAGCACGCCACCGGCTACAAGCGCGAGCCTAACGTCTCGACCTATGCGGGCCGGTTCTACGAAGGCCGCACCATCCAGGGCACGATCGCAGCAAAGATCTCCAAAAAGGGCGTGCTCGGCTATATCGGCTCGTTCCCGGTGCCCGAAGTGATCTCCGGCATCAACGCCACTATCCTGGCGGCGCAGAAGATCAATCCGAACATCAAGGTCAAGATCGTCTGGGTGAACTCCTGGTTCAATCCCGGCAAGGAAGCCGACGCCGCCAAGGCGCTGATCGATCAGGGCGCCGACGTGATCATGCAGCACACCGACAGTGCCGCAGCGGTGCAGATCGCCAACGAGCGCGGCATCCACGCGTTCGGCCAGGACTCCGACATGATCAAGTTCGGACCGAAGGCGCAGCTCACCGCCATTATCAACAACTGGACGCCGTACTACGTGTCGCGCGTCAAAGCGGTGATGGACGGCAACTGGGCGTCGCAGGATGTCTGGGAAGGCCTGAAGGACAAGATGATCCAGATGGCGCCCTACACCAACATGCCGGACGACGTGAAGAAGCTCGCCGCCGACACCGAGGCCGGTATCGCCGCCGGCACCATCAAGCCGTTCGCCTGCCCGATCCTCGATCAGGAGGGCAAAGAGGTCGAATGCAAAGGCGGCGATCAGCTCGACGACGGCCAGATCCGCGGCATGAACTTCTACGTCAAAGGCATCGACGACAAGATTCCGGGGAAGTGA
- a CDS encoding S1C family serine protease — protein MPSLPEWNVPAAIRPRSSDFGFDLDRALSAVVGLHAIIPADAYTAGTLGTERAGNGVLIDDGLVLTIGYLITEAETVWLHLGDGRVVEGHPLGFDQESGFGLVQALGPIDLPPLPLGRSAFAKAGERVIIGGVGGRTRSVAGRIAARQEFAGYWEYLLDDAIFTEPSHPNWGGTALLSATGELIGVGSLQIERSGSNEHYNMSVPIDLLPPVLSDLRKFGRPNKPVRPWLGLYSTEIEDKVVVVGIAPKGPAARAELKTGDVILAVAGDKVTSEAEFYRKVWALGTAGVEVPLTLFSGGATFDVVLHSSDRAKFLKAPRLH, from the coding sequence ATGCCTTCGCTCCCCGAATGGAATGTCCCGGCCGCGATCCGGCCTCGCTCGTCCGATTTCGGCTTCGATCTCGATCGCGCACTGTCCGCGGTGGTCGGGCTGCACGCGATCATTCCGGCTGATGCCTATACGGCCGGGACGCTCGGCACCGAGCGTGCCGGCAACGGCGTGCTGATCGATGACGGCCTCGTGCTGACCATCGGCTACCTGATCACTGAAGCCGAAACGGTATGGCTGCATCTCGGCGATGGCCGCGTCGTCGAAGGCCATCCGCTTGGCTTCGATCAGGAGAGCGGCTTCGGCCTGGTCCAGGCGCTCGGCCCGATCGACCTGCCGCCGCTGCCGCTCGGCCGCTCTGCTTTTGCCAAGGCGGGCGAGCGCGTCATCATCGGCGGCGTCGGAGGGCGCACCCGTTCGGTCGCGGGGCGCATCGCCGCGCGCCAGGAATTCGCCGGCTATTGGGAATATCTGCTCGACGACGCGATCTTTACCGAGCCGTCGCATCCGAACTGGGGCGGCACTGCGCTGTTGTCGGCGACCGGCGAGCTGATCGGCGTCGGCTCGCTGCAGATCGAGCGCAGCGGCTCGAATGAGCATTACAATATGAGCGTGCCGATCGATTTGTTGCCGCCGGTGCTGAGCGACCTGCGCAAGTTCGGCCGACCGAACAAACCGGTGCGGCCTTGGCTTGGGCTGTATTCAACCGAGATCGAAGACAAGGTCGTGGTGGTTGGGATTGCGCCGAAGGGGCCGGCGGCGCGCGCCGAGCTGAAGACCGGCGATGTCATCCTCGCAGTTGCGGGCGACAAGGTGACCAGCGAAGCGGAGTTCTATCGCAAGGTCTGGGCGCTCGGCACCGCGGGCGTCGAGGTGCCGCTGACGCTGTTCAGCGGCGGCGCCACCTTCGACGTGGTGCTGCATTCCTCCGACCGTGCCAAGTTCCTGAAGGCACCGCGGCTGCATTGA